In Juglans microcarpa x Juglans regia isolate MS1-56 chromosome 8D, Jm3101_v1.0, whole genome shotgun sequence, the following are encoded in one genomic region:
- the LOC121242781 gene encoding probable hexosyltransferase MUCI70: MFGNNSISISVSDEDSDDLGRMRVRVRRKRKKPSHRFKNELARRVLRLLLKYWTLLIFLPAAGLLVFEASRIGRKPSLVVNSELGTVKKPSSEKKSEGNLNRLDPTTRVVGGVRERCLKLLPPEELEHLDVPVGEESTSPVNKVLYISENDTLSLVGNTALSQHRTEATRFNLFTGNQTLDQRDKSFKASETPMVHCGFYSDNGGFKISNEDKEYMQTCRAVVSTCAFGGGDDLYQPIGMSEASFRKVCYVAFWDEITLSAQESVENRIGENGFIGKWRVVVVRELPFADQRLNGKIPKMLGHRLFPRAKYSIWVDSKSQFRRDPLGVLEALLWRSNSVLAISEHGARSSVYDEAKAVVKKNKATPEEVEVQLTQYRRDGFPEDKRFNGKKALAEASVIVREHSPLTNLFMCLWFNEVVHFTSRDQLSFPYVLWRLKVLKNINMFPVCTRKDLVNSMGHIRKAKPLIH; the protein is encoded by the exons ATGTTCGGCAACAACAGCATATCAATCTCGGTATCCGACGAAGACTCCGATGATCTCGGCCGGATGCGCGTCCGAGTCCGTCGGAAGCGCAAGAAACCCAGCCACCGGTTCAAGAACGAGTTGGCTCGGCGAGTACTTCGGTTGCTCTTGAAATACTGGACGCTCCTGATCTTTCTCCCAGCCGCTGGATTGCTTGTATTCGAGGCCTCGAGGATTGGCAGGAAACCGAGTCTGGTGGTGAATTCGGAACTTGGTACGGTGAAGAAACCGAGCTCGGAGAAAAAATCGGAGGGGAATTTGAATCGGCTTGATCCCACGACTCGGGTCGTTGGCGGCGTTAGAGAAC GCTGCTTGAAGCTACTTCCTCCCGAAGAACTTGAGCATCTGGATGTTCCTGTGGGTGAAGAATCCACCAGTCCTGTGAATAAAGTGTTGTACATATCAGAGAATGATACACTATCTTTAGTAGGGAACACTGCCCTGTCTCAACATCGCACAGAAGCCACACGATTTAATTTGTTTACTGGAAACCAAACTCTTGATCAAAGAGACAAAAGTTTCAAG GCGAGTGAAACTCCTATGGTACATTGTGGTTTTTACAGTGACAATGGAGGCTTCAAAATTTCTAATGAAGACAAAGAGTACATGCAAACTTGCAGAGCAGTGGTGTCTACTTGTGCATTTGGTGGTGGAGATGATCTTTATCAACCTATTGGAATGTCAGAGGCATCATTTAGAAAG GTTTGCTATGTTGCTTTCTGGGATGAAATTACTCTGAGTGCGCAGGAATCAGTGGAAAATAGAATTGGTGAGAATGGCTTTATTGGGAAATGGCGCGTTGTGGTTGTCAGGGAACTTCCTTTTGCAGACCAAAGGTTAAATGGTAAAATCCCAAAG ATGTTGGGTCATCGTCTTTTCCCTCGTGCAAAATACTCTATCTGGGTAGATTCAAAGTCCCAATTCAGGAGGGACCCTTTAGGTGTGCTGGAAGCGCTTCTTTGGCGTTCGAATTCGGTACTTGCAATTTCAGAACATGGAGCTCGCAGCAGCGTCTATGATGAAGCTAAGGCTGTTGTCAAGAAAAACAAAGCCACCCCAGAAGAAGTAGAGGTGCAATTGACTCAATACCGCCGTGATGGCTTCCCTGAGGACAAGAGATTTAATGGAAAGAAAG CTCTAGCCGAGGCTTCTGTCATTGTGAGAGAGCATTCGCCATTGACGAATCTGTTTATGTGCCTATGGTTCAACGAGGTTGTCCACTTCACATCTCGGGATCAGCTAAGCTTCCCATATGTTCTATGGCGGTTGAAAGTGCTCAAGAACATCAATATGTTCCCTGTCTGCACTCGCAAAGACCTTGTCAATAGCATGGGCCACATTCGCAAAGCTAAACCCTTGATTCATTAG